One window of Quercus robur chromosome 12, dhQueRobu3.1, whole genome shotgun sequence genomic DNA carries:
- the LOC126708495 gene encoding uncharacterized protein LOC126708495, with protein sequence MFVKSIDASSFMKTGEKTFELLDAFVEQIGEVNVVQVISDNGSNYVFTGKLLEAKRPNLYWTPCATHCIDLVLEDIGKIPRIAKTLERAIQLIGYIYNHCVKYDERIHKPKRAVYILKVMGSLVRVLCLVDNERKLAMGNTYEAMDRAKEAIIKAFNENEETSNEEITAGLYACIQRLVPYTEIQDKIMVELSMYKKVEGLFGIQLAERSRKTRAPAIKILSLNCSACDCERNWSVFEQIHTKRRNRLAQKRLNDLVFVKYNQKMKARYDKRDVIDPISLDEIDKMARAVGVGEPRKNTRFQIKSRASSNASTLQPNIEEEDFDFDETEEENVDGYKSGSRGFESDGNLSEESDDDL encoded by the exons ATGTTTGTGAAGTCAATTGATGCATCATCTTTTATGAAAACTGGGGAAAAAACTTTTGAATTACTTGATGCATTTGTAGAACAGATTGGTGAGGTTAATGTAGTCCAAGTAATATCAGATAATGGATCTAATTATGTGTTTACTGGGAAGTTGTTGGAAGCAAAAAGGCCAAATTTGTATTGGACTCCATGTGCTACACATTGCATTGACCTTGTATTGGAGGACATTGGGAAAATTCCTAGAATTGCAAAAACTTTGGAAAGAGCCATTCAATTGATTGGATATATCTACAACCATTGTGTTAAATATGATGAGAGAATACACAAACCAAAGAGAGCTG TTTACATTCTTAAAGTTATGGGCTCTCTTGTTCGAGTTCTTTGCCTTGTTGATAATGAGAGAAAACTAGCTATGGGTAACACATATGAGGCAATGGATAGGGCCAAAGAAGCTATTATAAAAGCTTTTAATGAGAATGAAGAaa CATCAAATGAAGAAATTACAGCAGGATTGTATGCTTGTATACAAAGACTAGTTCCTTATACTGAAATTCAGGACAAGATCATGGTTGAGCTATCCATGTATAAGAAAGTTGAAGGACTCTTTGGCATTCAATTGGCTGAAAGATCTAGAAAGACAAGGGCTCCAG CTATAAAAATCTTGAGCTTGAATTGTAGTGCATGTGATTGTGAGCGTAATTGGAGTGTGTTTGAGCAG ATTCACACAAAAAGAAGGAATAGACTTGCACAAAAACGACTAAATGATCTGGTCTTTGTGAAGTATAATCAAAAGATGAAGGCACGATATGATAAGCGTGATGTTATCGATCCCATCTCCTTAGATGAAATAGATAAAA TGGCAAGAGCTGTTGGTGTTGGAGAACCAAGGAAGAATACTAGATTCCAAATAAAATCAAGGGCAAGCTCAAATGCCTCAACATTACAACCAAATATTGAAGAGGAAGATTTTGACTTTGATGAGACCGAGGAAGAGAATGTTGATGGTTATAAATCTGGTTCAAGAGGCTTTGAAAGTGATGGAAACTTGAGTGAAGAGTCTGATGATGACCTTTAG